The following proteins are encoded in a genomic region of Variovorax paradoxus:
- a CDS encoding lytic transglycosylase domain-containing protein, producing the protein MTDAELMAAYKTAKDPFESALAAEGVTGKVADIARSIYQQESGSGKNTKTSNAGAVGGMQIIPPTFKSVADKDWDINDPTHNARAGIRYVKQLYEQAEGDPALTAAGYYGGPGGLEKARRGVAVADPRNPNAPTTLQYGKQVAARLPKEPLNPIMAAGKAVTDAIIPSANAAEPASPYGGMSDEELLAAYQKLKVGAPTAEAAPAPALEPVAGQPSGLERFIGGAVKGTKDLAGGLVRGAGSIGATLLAPGDAIQDAMAGRPLLATNKARRSEMDAGLQTAGVDTSSLNYGAGKLTSEIAGTAGTGNVLGAGAKAAGAGPKVVNALRSGGMTLGQPGGSAVGNLLTRAGAGATVGAASAGLVDPETAGTGALIGGALPVATQAIGTAGRAIGRTIAGKGMAPEVKALADRAADLGIDIPADRLVNSKPLNALASSLDYVPGSGRTATMSKMEDQLNTAVSRTFGQNSPNVTQALRKAGDELGGKFDKVLSQNTVKIDQQFLNDLADASQMASKELGSDGARIIQNQVDEILAKATQTGDIDGQAAYNIKKTLDRIGKRPSAEAFYAIDLKQKLMEALNRSLGPAEAEAFKTVRQQYGNMLSLEKIAQNGAEGGISIGRLANMKNINNPELQELADISAQFLKSREGAHGAAQRVGAGALTLGLTGPGGLAAGMATGRGANMLLNSNMVKNAVTGTPQSNRLLQFARSPEVEKLLYRAAPVAGSQ; encoded by the coding sequence ATGACCGACGCGGAGTTGATGGCCGCGTACAAGACCGCGAAAGACCCTTTCGAGTCGGCGCTTGCTGCCGAGGGCGTCACCGGGAAAGTCGCAGACATCGCCCGCAGCATCTACCAGCAGGAATCGGGCAGCGGCAAGAACACGAAGACCTCGAACGCTGGCGCTGTTGGTGGCATGCAGATCATCCCGCCGACCTTCAAGAGCGTTGCAGACAAAGATTGGGACATCAATGACCCGACGCACAATGCCCGAGCCGGAATTCGATACGTCAAGCAACTCTACGAACAAGCCGAGGGCGACCCTGCACTTACCGCCGCGGGCTACTACGGTGGCCCTGGTGGACTTGAGAAGGCTCGCCGGGGCGTTGCTGTCGCAGACCCCCGGAATCCCAACGCTCCCACCACGCTCCAGTACGGGAAGCAGGTGGCCGCGCGGCTGCCCAAGGAGCCACTGAATCCGATCATGGCTGCTGGCAAGGCGGTAACGGACGCCATCATTCCTTCGGCCAACGCTGCCGAGCCTGCGTCTCCCTACGGCGGGATGAGCGACGAAGAACTGCTTGCTGCGTATCAGAAGCTGAAGGTCGGCGCTCCTACTGCTGAAGCAGCGCCGGCGCCGGCGCTTGAGCCAGTTGCCGGTCAGCCTTCCGGCTTGGAACGCTTCATCGGCGGCGCCGTAAAGGGAACCAAGGATCTGGCAGGCGGCTTGGTTCGTGGCGCTGGATCGATTGGCGCCACGCTACTTGCTCCAGGCGATGCGATCCAAGACGCCATGGCAGGGCGACCGCTGCTTGCCACGAACAAGGCGCGCCGCTCAGAGATGGACGCAGGCTTGCAGACGGCGGGAGTCGATACGAGTTCCCTGAATTACGGCGCTGGAAAGCTGACTTCAGAAATCGCGGGCACTGCTGGCACAGGCAACGTCCTCGGAGCCGGCGCGAAAGCCGCCGGAGCTGGGCCGAAGGTCGTGAATGCGCTTCGCTCGGGAGGCATGACGCTTGGCCAGCCTGGCGGCTCCGCAGTGGGCAACCTCCTTACGCGCGCAGGCGCAGGGGCGACAGTTGGCGCCGCATCTGCCGGGCTCGTGGACCCGGAAACCGCTGGCACTGGCGCGCTCATCGGGGGTGCTCTCCCTGTAGCCACGCAGGCAATTGGGACGGCTGGCAGAGCTATTGGGCGCACTATCGCCGGCAAAGGCATGGCGCCCGAGGTAAAGGCTCTCGCCGACCGTGCGGCGGATCTCGGCATCGACATCCCTGCGGATCGATTGGTGAACAGCAAGCCGCTGAACGCCCTCGCTTCGAGCCTCGACTATGTGCCAGGCAGCGGGCGCACCGCGACGATGTCGAAGATGGAAGACCAGTTGAACACGGCAGTCTCTCGGACCTTTGGTCAGAACTCGCCCAACGTCACGCAGGCGCTGCGGAAGGCGGGGGATGAGTTGGGAGGAAAGTTCGACAAGGTTCTGAGTCAAAACACGGTCAAGATCGATCAGCAATTTCTAAATGACCTCGCCGATGCCTCTCAGATGGCGAGCAAGGAACTTGGCTCGGACGGCGCTCGCATCATCCAGAACCAAGTCGATGAGATCCTCGCCAAGGCGACGCAGACGGGCGACATAGACGGGCAGGCCGCGTACAACATCAAGAAGACTCTTGACCGCATCGGCAAGCGTCCAAGCGCGGAAGCGTTCTATGCCATCGACCTGAAGCAAAAGCTGATGGAGGCGCTGAATCGTTCGCTTGGCCCGGCTGAAGCGGAGGCGTTCAAGACCGTCCGCCAGCAGTACGGAAACATGCTCTCGCTCGAAAAGATCGCGCAAAACGGGGCGGAAGGCGGAATTTCCATTGGCCGCCTGGCGAACATGAAGAACATCAACAACCCTGAGCTTCAGGAGCTTGCCGACATCTCAGCCCAATTCCTGAAGAGCCGGGAAGGGGCGCATGGTGCGGCTCAGCGGGTTGGCGCTGGTGCGTTGACCCTTGGGCTCACCGGCCCCGGAGGACTTGCGGCAGGCATGGCGACTGGCAGGGGGGCAAACATGCTGCTCAACAGCAACATGGTGAAGAACGCTGTCACTGGAACGCCGCAGAGCAATCGGCTGCTTCAGTTCGCTCGCAGCCCGGAGGTGGAAAAGCTGCTGTACCGGGCCGCGCCGGTCGCCGGTAGTCAGTGA
- a CDS encoding HNH endonuclease, with protein MRAIQKGEGRSCSKCDVWKLFSEFGKRANRPSGHKSQCKACEKINAWTLTKAWRDKNQEKYAEKKRAWSRTEKAKASAANWIDRNRDAVYLYNRAKRKLAVGIQAKSIVEHVQKLMKTQKCKCVVCHADISSAYHIDHIVSIKAGGRSEIGNLQLLCQSCNCSKGAKHPVEFMQSRGFLL; from the coding sequence ATGCGCGCCATCCAGAAAGGCGAGGGCCGGTCGTGCAGCAAATGCGACGTATGGAAACTTTTCAGTGAGTTTGGGAAGCGTGCAAACCGGCCAAGTGGGCACAAGAGTCAGTGCAAGGCATGCGAGAAGATCAACGCATGGACTCTCACAAAGGCATGGCGCGACAAGAATCAGGAAAAATACGCCGAGAAAAAGCGCGCGTGGTCGCGCACCGAAAAAGCCAAGGCGTCGGCTGCCAATTGGATTGACCGGAATCGAGATGCCGTGTATCTCTATAACAGAGCAAAACGCAAGTTGGCAGTTGGCATTCAGGCGAAATCCATCGTCGAGCATGTGCAGAAACTGATGAAGACGCAAAAATGCAAATGTGTCGTCTGCCATGCCGACATCTCAAGCGCATATCACATCGACCACATTGTCTCGATAAAAGCAGGCGGTAGATCTGAGATCGGCAATCTTCAGTTGCTGTGCCAATCGTGCAATTGCTCGAAGGGCGCCAAGCACCCCGTTGAATTCATGCAAAGCCGTGGCTTCTTGCTCTAA